Genomic segment of Tiliqua scincoides isolate rTilSci1 chromosome 1, rTilSci1.hap2, whole genome shotgun sequence:
ATGAATGATTTCTTAACCATACAAAACAATCCCCTGCATACAGAAAACAAGCATGTCAGAGAGAAGGCTAAGCCACAATACTTCACCCTAACATGCTACTTTCTGTGTGCAGAAAATTGTTCTTACTTGTAGCTATTATATAGACCTAGTTTTCACAAATAGATGGGGTGATAAATCTGTATGTGGACTAAACCAGTTCAGACTGGAGGTGGGGGCTCACATGAATGATTTATTCACCATATATTCATGTGAGCCCCCACCTCCAGTCTGAACTGGTTTAGTCCATATACAGATTTATCACCCCATCTATTTGTGAAAACTAGGTCTATATAATAGCTACAAGTAAGAAGtcaagtaaaatataaacatgaAAGACAAGTAGCTTACCTCTCTTTTGCAAGCACTGCAAGTCCTTGTAGTAAGATAGGCACAACAGTCTGATCCAGATAGGCACGTGTAGGCAATGACTGAAGGTCCACCTTCTGCTTTGATGTTTTCTCTGCATTAGCCTTCTCATTTTCTACTATCCGCTGAAAAATACATACCAGATGAAGATAGCAAACCAGTGTTTCACTGAAACAATTAAGTCCAATTTGAACTAGACTTATCACCCCACAAATAGCCAAAGATTTGTGCATTTTACTCCTCCACTCATAAAGTGAAAccagtacattttttttaaatatagcagGCAGAAACTCAATTAATTTCGAGTAACACTTGCTAGATAAACACGAAAGTTTAAATATCTTCTTTGAAGTGTTTAATCAGTGACTGTGGCCATGCATAATGTCTGATTTTACAGACATCAAACATTTCTAGATGGGATTTAAATTTCCACAAAGAAGTTCACATAACTGTTTaaagagcaaaataaatgaaaaatagtcctctatcccaaaagggctcttgATCAttaaaaaagacaagaaaaaccAGGAAATAGCCAATAAAAAGATGTTATGCTGAACGAAAAGGGGTATTTTCTGTCCCCATGCTAAACATAAATGAAACATCACTCAAAAGGTGTATCCTACCATGTAAGCCTATACAGGTCTaaaaagtaagcaccactgactttaattgaacttacttccaggtaaggtaaAGGATATCAGGACTTAGGGATTTCACCCTTAGTCTATATCTATACACCAACAACATTTCTTGTTtgggaagttaaaaaaaacaatctCTGGAAGGCCAGTTCTCAATAATGCAggttcctcctccccctgccctacaAGGTTTTTAGAAAAACCTCATTAAAATTCCATCTATTCTTAGTGCAACTACCCGCATTTCAACCATTTGTCATAACAAATAAGAGACTATGTGCACATCTGagcaataatgataataaaatcTAAGGAAAATCTAATTACCTCTACATTTTCGGTAAGACCATATTCTGCATGGGGATTTTCTGTAACCTGTAACACATCACACAATTAGAAGATTTGCAAAGGTGAGTGGCTCTTAAAAACAAGATATACTAAAATGACTGTTGCATTACCTGTGGCTGTCCCTCCATAATCTGTTCTGTGTCCATGGCTTGATGGGGAGAAGTGACCAAAGACAAACTAGACtcccaaaagaaaaacaaaacactgctgATATACAAGATACATTTAAAAGAAATTTATCTCTCGTTTGGAATGGGTCCTTGTGAATTACATTTTCTCATGTTCAAGTGTTTTGGGTACGCAAAATATGTTTTGTAAAAATGGGATCAAGTAGAAAATAGCCTTTCAacaaaattgcatttttttatgTGATCTTTCACTACTGATGTTACCAAAGGAAAGTGGTTTTTGTTCTGATGCTGCCTACTGAAGCACTAGGAGTGAACGAAGCAGTGAAAATTGAGACTGTAAAATAAACTAGATTTGTGAAACACGAGCGCTTCCTCAAGGCTTGATTCAGATGTAATGCTAAGCCATGAGCTGGTGCTAtgtgaataagggcacaatcctatccaaaaccAAGGCGCCGACTTCCAGTTCAACAGCATCTAGTTACATCCTCGCTGCACAGTGGCTGCAAGAAGACATAACcacagatcagtgtttcttacTGTTTGTCACCCACTGAACCGCTTCACATGGTCcgtctattggaagtaccaccagaagcagtTGCGATTAGgtctttgccagttacttctagattgggaagccagatacAATGTGACAAACGTTGGCaaaaggctcagggcagacagaaaGGCGTTTTTGAGCAAGTGAAAAGCGCATGCTGGCCGAACTGAGCAGAGCCTCCTCCGAGCTTGTCAGTTGCACTGCTGGTTTCACTGGCAGGTGGTGGAGGATCTGGAGTCCAATGAGTACCACCCGACATCAGCTCAAGTGAGTTTGCAAACGGTGTGCTGCAGGGCAGTGATCGAAGCTTACCAAGAGCCCAACCCATGCACATCAattagaagtagtcccactacagTCGACggtcttcctcccaggaaagcgtggagaggagCGCAGCCCTAACCACACCAATGATCCAGCcccctgcctgtctactcagaagcaagtcccactacaGTCCACGGTCTTCCTCCCAGCAGTGCAGCCTCAGCCCTCGTTCCAACCGCAGCCTGGAGGCGCCCTTCAGCGCCGAGCCGCCGCCCGCCACCAGCAGCCCCCGCACGCGGGACGTCCCGCAACGCCCGGAGAAAAGCGCGAGAGGACCGGAACGCAGCGGCCTGCGGCTTTCAAGCACGGGAGCTTCGGCTCGCAGCCCctcccctctcacctcctcccggCCGGGGGGCGGTGGCTCGAGAACGAAAACAACGCGAAGGGCCCGTCGCGGAGCAACCAGCGAAACAACCGTCTGCGCGGGCCGAAAACCACGGACGCGGGGATCGTGAAGCACGGCGCCGTAAAGCGCGACAGGAGATGTCGCGCCTCCGGTGCGCCTGCGCAGAAAGAACTGCGCCTGCTCCTGAGGGTGGGGCGAGGGGAGGCGCTGAGAACAGCTCTTCCTCTGCATGGGCGGCTCTGGCAGGTCCGCGCTTGGCTTGGCGCAGTTCCCGCTTCTGGTTCCAGAAAAGACACTGGAGGAATCAGAGAGGAGGGTCTTTCATTTACTGTTGCATGACTGCAGCTAGTCCCTGTGCTTTTgggttttcacacacacacacacacacacacacacacacacacacacacacactctctctctctctctctctctctctcatatatatatgtgtgtgtgtgagtgtggagtgcctttcccatgccaaagcaaattccCAAGGCAGCTGCAACTGCTGCAGTTGcagctggtgcaactgcaatgcagccccagggggataagggaaccaatgttcccaaaccttaaggaggcctctgtgactgcacccccaacacagggagcagtgcttcccccataggcacagcagcaccggcactggacgtttggataggactgggctgtaaggcaacAAACATCAAATGATATTGATAAATattctattttttattattactgtaataaattaataattttatACCCCCTCCTTGTACAAAACCAAAGCTGTGTCACCCACTGTCAGGGACCAGACAACTGTAAATtgataacaatttaaaaaaaattgatctaTATTCAAGTCATGAGTGAAACACATTTTGCAGGCAAGTAATTTCCTGGTATCTTCTGCCTTATTTTCAGGAAAGGTTTCCAGCAATCCGTCTGAAGGAGAGATGCTTTGTCATATACAGAGATGAGTGCCAGTGGATAATACAGCAGTAGCAAAGGCTATAATGGAGGCCATGCAAGTCCAATATTCTCCCCATTTTGTCAGCATATGGACAGTGACCATTCCGTCTTGAGGAAAGCATAAGGAATCACTGGGACTCCCAGATACAGCCTGCCACATTGCCCAAAAAGCAGGGTCTCAATCCTGAATCATCATCATGCATAATCAACACATTATTTCATTGGTTTCTGATCTGACGCTAAAATTTTTACTACCATGAATCACTTTTCAGGCACTTGCTGAAGGCTTGCTTCATATTATTGTTATTGCAGCTGTTTATAGTATAAGAAATATAACAGATGTCTCCCCCTCCTCAATGTATTTCcagtataaggctgcaatcctatccacagctacctgggagtaagccccattgactataatgtgacttacgtctgaatagacatgcataggattgggctctcagtgatgGACTGTATAGTTTCTATGTTTGTTTTCTGTGAACTACAGTATTCACCCACACCCTTTGTAAGCAGTGAAGCTAAaaggccatgaaatgcaagaggcataagggtccaatcctatccaattttccagtgccagtgcagctgagccaatggtgagtgcactgcatcctgtggtggggtgcagGCCCATAGTCAGGATTCTAGATGTGGGTGCGTGACTAATGTTTCAGGGTGGGTAattacattgtgtgtgtgtgtgtgtgtgtgtgtgtgtgtgtgtatataaatataaatataaatatagctCTGGCCCTGGTAGGGAGTTAATCATTGATGCTTCATCaaggtatgttcccttaccttggggttgcattgtgattgcactggtgctggaaagttggaaaggattgggcttaagggccaaatcctatccaactttgcagccctggtgtagctgcgccaatggggtttgtgctgcatcctgtggtgggtgggtaattatggaggtctccacaaggtaaggtaacatttgttctcttgcctaggagctgcattgcagctgcactagggctggaaagtcagataggattgggccctaaggctgcagtcttataacACTGCAATGGGAAATAAAgtgactacaggtccagcctatttatacacggatttgactcaacacgaatggcctgcaaatgagaaggaatgtgctgatccctagagaaagagaaaattgcatccctttaaaatcaataaaaaaaactgaacagtcctttaacaatagcctccttaatgagagagagagagagagggcagctggctgacaatccatcaatcctctttccagcagcccctcccttccccctgagcatgtttgcattggtgaagggaggggctgagtgaagtgattggaggaggactgattgatggattgtcttaatgactcttatcttagagtcaaaaggtcatcaaagctgtttttaaatcactggagcaaagaaactttgttttttaaattggtttgctatagtgctttttttgccatccaggtgagtgcttggaaaggaccccttgtgaataattagtctcaacctgtattcacaATAGTAATTGGCTGTGCCACAATTTTCCACTTTTGCTTTGTTAATGTAACACTtagcagcaggagaaaaatgtCTGGTCTCCATTTAAATGTCAATGAATATCAAATTGCTTAGGGCATAATTGTTTTTGGAATAATAACCCTGTAGCTGTTTGAAATTTTAGGCCTACCattaaacagaaggagaaagacaaacaattctgccctgcagcacagTCCTAAATATGCTTGTTCAGAAGAAAGTTGAACTGAGCCCAATGAGGTTCACACTGTCTAGTTAGCGCatatgggcccagtcctaaccagctttccaaagctgatgcagccatgccaacgggatgtgcactgcatcctgtagtggtgcaggcagtcatggaggcttcttcaaggtaaggggatgtcttgggactgcattgcagctgcattggcgctggaaagttggataggactttactattttagagcccaagcctctgtgtgtctactcagaagtaagtcccattaaagtcaatggggcttcctcccaggaaagtgtggataggattgtagcctaagagcccatgcctatgcatgtctactcagaagtaagtcccactaaagtcaacggggcttactcttaggaaagcgTGGGCAGGACCGTAGCCCTATAGTCTGCCAAAAGGAGAGGAAATCCTCGGTAGTGTTTAGCAAGGCGTTCctcaaggactacatttcccagcgtGCATCGTTTCCACACAAAGAGCCCAGTGTGCCAAGAGAAAAAAGACTGGCGAGGCTTCTCGCGTTTCAGGAGCCTCCCGAAGAGGAGGGAAGCATTGTATGATGGGATAGGTAGTCTTCAGGCCGCCCCTTATGAGCGCCCGGTGTCAGTCACGCCCcttattgtggctgctggggccgCTCTTCTAACAATAGGCTGCGGAACGCTGGCACGCCGCTGCCTATTCAGGAAGGGCAGCTGCGCAGTTTCCGTAGCGCGCGGCTACACCGGGCCTAGCGAAGGGGGCGTAGCGGCTTGTCATGGCAAGGCCGCGCCGGCGGGGGTTGTCAGTCGCTGGCAGCGGGTTATGGCGACGGCCGTGAATGAATTCTccgggagggagagggaagaagaagggcTTCGCCGGCTCCAGCTCCCCGCCCCGGGCCGCCGGGACCTCCCCTTCGCGCTCGTCCGCGGCCGGGCCGGCTCCCTCCGGCCAGCGCCCCcagcaggcggcggcggcggcagcggcgtcTCCCCACAAGCGGAACCTGTACTATTTCTCCTACCCGCTCTTCGCCGCCTTCGCGCTGCTGCGCTTCCTGGCCTTCCAGCTCGGGCTGCTCTTCGCCTGGCTCTGCGAGCGCCTCACCGGCGGCGCCGCGCTCATGGCAGCCGCCAAGGGAGGCCCCAGCAGGGCCGGGGACGCCCCCGACGCCGTCCGCGGCTGCCACCAGCGCGCCTTCCAGTGCATCTCCGCCGCGCTGCGCATCGACGAGGACGAGGCGGGTGAGTGCAGCGCCGCCGCGGCGCCCGAAGTGAGGGAGGGCCGAGGCCACCTTGTCTGTTGGGCGTCGCATTGCTGCCCGAGCCTAGGCAGGTCTCCccagaaggaaggcccactgcagccagtgcggctcgctccctggtaagtgtggccGGGACTGCAGCCGTGGGAGGCACCCGAGCACCCGCCACCCACGCGCGACGCGCCTCGGGTGCCTCCCacggctgcagtcctgtccacacttacctgggagcgagccgcactggctgcagtgggacttacttctgaggagacatgcatgggattgggctctgtgacCAGCTAACTCAGAGTGAAAGGTTTATGCACACTGTAAGAGGAAGAAGCATGTTGGTGCCTGTGGAGGGTGTTGATGGGATGGTCTTGTGGGTGGAGTctgaaggaggctctgctgctgtGAGTCTGAAAGGCACTTAGTGCCACCCTGTCCAGCTCTTTGTTCTCTGGGTTCAGCCTGTACTTGGGGTATCCATTATGCCAGccgttcaaccactgtgccatggcacactggtgtgccacgggtgggctgcaggtgtgccacaagagtttggtgGAGGAGCATTTGTTAATAGGGctgttggggaatgtgagcccctgctaTCAGTGTGGTAtaccttgttaattgtcaaaaaactgatggtgtgccttgacaattttagtgccttgtcagtgtgccatgagatgaaaaaggttgaaaatcactgcattatgCAGTTCCTTCCCTGAGGTCCTTCTGTCCTGCTCATCACATTGAGCTTTCTCAGGTGTTCTTAACATCTGGGATCTCTGCTGGTATTGAGGAGAAAACTGGTATCTATATTATTTCCAGTGCAGGCAAGTtattcagaatggcctttttgaAATTCCCATCAGGTAGGGTAGGAACTTAAGTGAGAGTTGCCAGCCTTGTGAGAAATCATGAAAACAAGTTTTGTTAGTCCTGATGCAAAAGTACAAGCTCTTGCTTGTTGCCTGCAGACTTTAAAGGAATAATGTGAAGCTTCCTGACAGTGATGCTTTGGGCAAAATATAAGGCATTGATagaaggcttttaaaaagtgctttggtATGTAGACTCTTGATCCTTTTAGTTGGCTTGAGCTTTAGTTTGGCTGTAAAGTTTGAAGGGATTCAGTGAATTGTATAATCTTGGTGATGATTCTGTTGGCAGTATTTTGCAACTCCTTATTCAGCTATATCAAAGTAGTGACGAAAAATAGCCTTTCTAAGGCAGTTACCTTTAGCATACATAGTTTGGAAAAAATGAATATAAAGCAATCATATTGGCAGTTACCACTGAtctatctagctcaggggtgtcataTTTATTTCATATAGTAGGCTGAATAGCactcgtggtgcctgctgagggccagaagtgacataattaagcagaaagtgatgtcatgaagcagatgatggctagaaatgaggactttgttctcatgtagaagctcattggctgcaaatgacagaagagaaaatatgtggatcttgatcatattttcaagatatgggagagcccaatcatcacatgggctgcccttttagcagcaccacttctgtcaAGGCAtcgctttgcagctcagcagctgaggggtgctctgcaaagtgacacctctgcaAAAACAGTGCTGCTGATAATGGGGCAAAAGCAACCCATGTGATAATTCAACTCTCCCAGTGCCTCcacagcatctccctctctcacctcccttggtctgccccttcctctgtagCATTCCTTACCTTCAGTGGTCTCCTTACATCTCTCCTCCCACAGTCTCAGCAGAaatggcgctgctgaaaggatggtgctgggaaacccagttatcacatggcCAGAATAAAGAGCTTGTCCAGGCCTTATCCACTGGCCTCACATTTGACATCTTTGATCTAACCCAATATTGTTGCCTCCTCCAGTGAGAGGTCCAAGTCTTTGTATGAAATGCCATGTAATAAACATGTCACTAGAGATGCTATATAATAAAACTGATGCCATGTAATAAACCTGAATGTAGTAAATTACATTCCACCAGTGAGCTATATAGTTCATGTATGCTTATTTCTAATAGCACAATCTCTAGTTGTTGTATGATCTTTTGAAAACTCAAGTGTGCTGTATACCTGGTAAATATTTATTACATCCTATGATAACTCTTGGAAGTTCAGCCAGTTTGCTTGAGCATATTTTGTCATTATGTTGAGCAAACTTTAATACAGGAAAGTTCTTTTAACTGTTACAGGTACCTGGAAATATTCTTTGATATGTCTAAGTTATTGTATTTTGAATATCACAGTAGATGAATAAAATGTAATATTgcattgtttacagtgcatttagtTCTAATACCTTATTTCTTCATAGTAAAAAAATATACAACAAACTTGTTTCTCAGCAGGACAAAAGGAACAAGCTGTTGAATGGTACAGAAAAGGAATTGAAGAACTGGAGAAAGGAATAGGTGTATCAGTTACTGGTCAAGGTAAGCCAACCTTGACTGTATGAAATTGGGTGTACTTAGTATTAATCTTTTTGTCCTGCAAGTAGACCATATTTGAGAATTCTGAATAGTGGAGAGGGCAAATGAAATAATTCAACAAAAATAACTAGTACAACAACATATTTCTTTAGTtgaagtgaaaataaaaacatcctCATTTTCTCAGAAAACAGAGAAAACATTTCTGTTAAGTTCTCAGTTCCGGAAAATGTTATTGGAGGTTGCATGCTGTCTGTTTTGTTATAAGGGGGTAGgggccctgtatccacagatcctgtttctgcagtttcacttatccatggggcCCCCCCGCACcctctctggaggctcttctgagacccGTAGAAGGTGCATGCATTTGCCCTCAATCTCTGCGGAGCTAGAATGACTTTACAAGTGACAAAAGTTGCTTctagtttttcagcaaaaccggaagtgatgttttagaaGGCATTGTGAAGACTGGGGAAGTCCCAGAACCAcagattcaggtatctgtggaggggttctggaatggaacccctgcggatatgggGACACGCCTGTATTCTTTAATAGGATTTCCCTGTAATTATGGGTGTGTGTAAGCTGGCCCTTTTGTTGTTGTGCCTTTTAACTGCAGTGTGATGCTGTTTTGAGTGCTTCTAATTGAAACACAAAAGCAGGATACAAGTTGTcttataaatacataaatgtgCAGATATGGCACTGAATATTTCTGCCTTTGTGCATGCTATTACCCCATGATTTAGTGCAACTAGCAGCCAGCATTGGTGTGTGCCAATATCCCACCAATACCCAGCAGGAGCGCCAGCCAGCACTCACTATCTTTATcttcttccagtgctgctgcttatAAACTGGTAATAGGGAGTGTCTGGGATTAGAACCTCTCAATTTCCAACCTTAGAAGAAGCAACTCTGGAGAAGGAGAGTTTAGACCCTGCCCTGTACATATCACTCATTCTCCAAGACAGCAAGTGAGAGAGGATCAAGGCAGGAGGGCAGGTGCCAGTTTGCTACCTGCCCCAGCCTGCTGCTTTAGTAAGTGCTTTGGCTGACCTCATAGCTGGGCTGTGCCAGAGTCAGTAAGTGAAGCTTTTCACAGAATGAGGAAAAAACGTTATCACTTGCTAATGTATGCTTGTTGAGGAATTAAAGGAACAGCTACAACAGTCAGTTGAAAATTTGGCAGCCCTTCCGGTAAATACTGTGTTTGGCTAAAGTTAATCTATAATTCAGGTTGT
This window contains:
- the DPY30 gene encoding protein dpy-30 homolog codes for the protein MDTEQIMEGQPQVTENPHAEYGLTENVERIVENEKANAEKTSKQKVDLQSLPTRAYLDQTVVPILLQGLAVLAKERPPNPIEFLAAYLLKNKAQFEDRN